One genomic region from Scomber scombrus chromosome 19, fScoSco1.1, whole genome shotgun sequence encodes:
- the LOC134001194 gene encoding semaphorin-4E-like, whose product MNLKQFKESGFGSLSSFMIRDDIGQLVVGARGKVLTLDLDDITKKTSEAEWTVSPADKALCQMKGKDTEKCDNFIRGLHTTEDGKMLVCGTNAFNPACDYMTFTNGKVTLDQNKHVGRGRVPFDPDQRFASLMTGNTLYSATSSNFLGTEVVFQRHGLNPLKTEIKRSWFNEPTMISINLVEASKGSENGEDDNVFLFFTEKAVEERRDNIQVSRIARVCKSDLGGKRTLQKKWTSFLKARLDCPFGDVGSPSFVQDVFLLRDPNNWKDSIFYATFTSNPEPSGACNQSAVCAYKLSDISQVFSGRFLTGTDTGSWDTYTGEEPVPHPGSCINDEMRAKGVKTSLHLSDKTLLFVKNHPLMEGVVTPITGKPLLVQTGTRFTKIVVDQVEALDGRQHQIMLIGTDSGWLQKAVKFDGEGGRIIEELQLFQTPQPVNFLQLSSKTGQLYSGANDMTVQVNIRDCSRYTSCDDCLLARDPYCGWDKIRGQCASVIGASPGSMIQSLSDGDIKVCPILDLKRKPDVVHLTMGIAQFLLCSPETNLPINWRFSDSTLLPGPRHTVLSQGLIIIPSLSDTGLYTCETVETVNGELHQKTVVQYLIQVEDTTTVIRYLRVAVATLATLTGLLILLCIKARKRNRIGWAPQRHMEEGRAPCGQKEERHMMFNSGLDENAGTEEVQNMQTDSVTAVVILPEGTVAKLAEEKVEGKNNYYCTVIDIE is encoded by the exons ATGAACTTGAAACAGTTCAAAGAGTCCGGATTTGGCAGTTTGAGCTCTTTCATGATAAGAGATGATATTGGACAGCTTGTTGTCGGAGCCAGAGGGAAAGTGCTCACCCTCGATTTGGATGATATCACCAAAAAGACCAGTGAG GCCGAATGGACCGTCAGTCCAGCAGACAAAGCCCTCTGTCAGATGAAGGGCAAAGACACTGAG AAATGCGATAACTTCATCAGGGGCCTGCACACAACAGAAGATGGTAAAATGCTTGTGTGTGGGACGAACGCTTTCAACCCTGCCTGCGACTACATG ACTTTCACAAATGGAAAAGTTACCCTGGACCAAAACAAGCATGTAGGAAGGGGAAGAGTTCCTTTTGACCCTGACCAACGCTTTGCCTCCCTTATGACCG GAAACACTTTGTACTCGGCTACTTCCTCCAACTTCCTGGGCACAGAGGTTGTGTTTCAGAGACACGGACTGAACCCTCTCAAGACTGAAATCAAGCGTTCCTGGTTCAATG AGCCCACCATGATTTCCATAAACCTTGTTGAAGCGAGCAAAGGCAGCGAGAACGGTGAAGAtgacaatgtgtttttgttcttcacCGAGAAGGCTGTGGAGGAACGTCGTGACAACATCCAAGTGTCGAGGATAGCTCGAGTGTGTAAG AGTGACTTGGGGGGCAAAAGAACCCTGCAGAAAAAATGGACTTCATTCTTGAAGGCCCGTTTGGACTGTCCATTTGGCGATGTCGGCTCACCTTCCTTTGTCCAGGACGTTTTCCTTCTTCGGGACCCAAATAATTGGAAGGATAGCATCTTCTACGCCACATTCACCTCCAACCC tGAGCCCTCAGGTGCTTGCAACCAGTCTGCTGTTTGTGCATACAAGCTGTCAGACATCAGCCAGGTGTTCAGTGGGAGGTTTTTGACTGGGACAGATACTGGGAGTTGGGACACATACACAGGAGAAGAGCCTGTTCCCCATCCTGGTTCA TGCATTAATGATGAAATGCGGGCCAAAGGTGTGAAGACCTCCCTACACCTCTCAGACAAAACCCTGCTGTTTGTGAAGAACCACCCTCTCATGGAGGGCGTGGTAACACCAATAACTGGCAAACCTCTGCTGGTTCAGACAGGGACACGATTCACCAAAATTGTCGTGGATCAAGTTGAGGCGCTAGATGGGCGACAGCATCAAATCATGCTTATTGGCACAG ACTCTGGTTGGCTTCAGAAGGCAGTGAAATTTGACGGCGAGGGTGGTCGTATCattgaggagctgcagctgtttcaaACTCCTCAGCCTGTCAACTTTCTCCAGCTCTCCTCCAAAACT GGCCAGCTGTACAGCGGTGCCAATGACATGACTGTTCAAGTCAACATAAGGGACTGCAGTCGATACACATCATGCGATGACTGTCTTCTTGCCAGAGACCCATACTGTGGCTGGGACAAGATCAGAGGCCAGTGTGCGTCTGTTATTGGCGCATCACCTGGGTCTAT GATTCAGAGTCTCAGTGATGGAGACATCAAGGTGTGCCCGATCCTTGACT TGAAAAGGAAACCTGACGTTGTCCACCTCACCATGGGGATAGCCCAGTTTCTCCTATGTTCCCCAGAGACCAACCTCCCAATCAACTGGCGCTTCTCTGACAGCACCCTCCTTCCTGGTCCCCGTCACACTGTGCTCAGCCAGGGTCTTATCATTATACCTTCCTTGTCTGATACGGGCCTTTACACCTGTGAGACAGTTGAAACAGTGAATGGCGAACTACACCAGAAGACAGTGGTCCAGTACCTCATCCAGGTCGAGGACACTACAACTGTTATCAGGTACTTGAGGGTGGCTGTGGCAACCTTGGCTACTCTCACCGGCTTGCTGATATTGCTCTGCATAAAGGCCAGAAAGCGAAACCGCATTGGTTGGGCACCGCAACGCCACATGGAGGAAGGTCGGGCTCCCTGTGGCCAGAAGGAGGAGCGACACATGATGTTTAATAGTGGGCTTGATGAGAACGCTGGTACAGAGGAGGTGCAGAACATGCAGACTGATAGTGTTACAGCTGTAGTCATTCTCCCAGAAGGCACTGTGGCAAAACTGGCTGAGGAGAAGGTGGAGGGGAAGAACAACTACTACTGCACAGTTATTGATATTGAGTGA